A single Lolium perenne isolate Kyuss_39 chromosome 6, Kyuss_2.0, whole genome shotgun sequence DNA region contains:
- the LOC127305830 gene encoding probable pectin methyltransferase QUA2, whose translation MSRPLYRGFSGIGGNKDRCAAADDDRYDPKQEPSENGIASPACAAASRGRKRHLAAAAARIALLVLASAALLASVAWAGSLYAGRGATAATAAASARRGYRRLQEQLVADLLDIGELAGAGGARAREADVCAPELDTHVPCYYNGSDAADVTDLGGGVVISYERQCAAAREGRVACLVPPPRAYRTPVRWPSCREFIWKDNVRISGHEFSSGSLFKRMMVEEDQISFPSDAHMSDGVEDYAHQIAEMIGLRNEFNFNEAGVRTVLDIECGFGTLGSHLFARNLLTMCIANYEASGSQVQITLERGIPALIGSFGTKQLPYPYLSFDMVHCAKCNVDWDKNDGVFLVEVDRLLRPGGYFVWTSNLNTHRALRDKENQKKWTTIRDLANNLCWEMLSQQDETIVWKKTNKKDCYSSRKSEPVLCAKSHDPESPYYQPLNPCIAGTRSRRWIPIEHRTTWPSQARLNSTELDIHGVHSEVFAEDTSNWDSMVRNYWSLLSPLIFSDHPKRPGDEDPQPPFNMLRNVLDMNAHFGGFNAALLKSGKSVWVMNVVPTNAPDNLPLIFDRGFIGVQHDWCEAFPTYPRTYDMVHADGLLSLEKRQKHRCSTLDIFLEVDRILRPEGWIMIRDTAPLIEAARSVAAQLRWDARILDLDIASDEKLLVCQKPFLRKQ comes from the exons ATGTCGCGGCCGCTGTACCGCGGCTTCTCGGGGATCGGCGGCAACAAGGACCGCtgcgccgccgccgacgacgaccGCTACGACCCCAAGCAGGAGCCCAGCGAGAACGGCATTGCCTCCCCCGCCTGCGCCGCCGCGTCCCGGGGCCGGAAGCGCCacctcgcggcggcggcggcgaggatcgCGCTCCTCGTGCTGGCGTCCGCCGCGCTCCTGGCCTCCGTGGCGTGGGCGGGGTCGCTCTACGCGGGGCGCGGCGCCACCGCCGcaaccgccgccgcctccgcgcgCCGCGGCTACCGGCGCCTGCAGGAGCAGCTGGTCGCCGACCTGCTCGACATCGGGGAGCTCGCGGGCGCCGGCGGGGCCCGCGCGCGGGAGGCTGATGTCTGCGCGCCCGAGCTCGACACGCACGTCCCCTGCTACTACAACGGCTCCGACGCCGCCGACGTCACGGATCTGGGCGGCGGCGTCGTCATCAGCTACGAGCGCCAGTGCGCGGCGGCGCGCGAGGGCCGCGTGGCCTGCCTCGTCCCGCCGCCGCGCGCGTACCGGACCCCCGTGCGCTGGCCCAGCTGCAGGGAGTTCATCTGGAAGGACAACGTGCGGATTAGCGGCCACGAGTTCTCCTCCGGGAGCCTCTTCAAGAG GATGATGGTGGAGGaggaccagatctccttcccgtccGACGCGCACATGTCCGACGGCGTCGAGGACTACGCGCACCAGATTGCCGAGATGATCGGCCTGCGGAACGAGTTCAACTTCAACGAGGCGGGg GTGAGGACAGTCCTCGATATAGAATGTGGATTTGGTACCTTGGGGTCACATCTTTTTGCGAGAAATCTCTTGACTATGTGCATTGCTAACTATGAGGCGTCTGGCAGTCAAGTGCAAATCACACTAGAGAGAGGAATTCCTGCACTGATTGGTTCATTTGGAACAAAGCAGCTTCCATATCCTTATCTTTCATTCGATATGGTGCACTGTGCAAAATGCAATGTTGACTGGGACAAAAATG ATGGGGTTTTCTTGGTTGAAGTGGACAGACTCTTGAGGCCTGGTGGATACTTCGTATGGACATCAAATCTTAATACACACAGGGCCTTACGTGACAAGGAAAATCAAAAGAAATGGACAACCATTCGTGACTTAGCTAATAACCTCTGCTGGGAGATGTTGTCACAGCAAGATGAGACGATTGTCTGGAAAAAAACGAATAAAAAGGACTGTTACAGTTCAAG GAAATCTGAGCCTGTGCTTTGTGCTAAAAGTCATGATCCAGAATCGCCATACTACCAACCATTAAATCCCTGTATAGCAGGAACAAGAAGCCGGCGTTGGATTCCCATTGAACATCGCACAACATGGCCTTCTCAGGCTAGATTGAACTCAACAGAGCTTGATATACATG GTGTGCATTCAGAAGTCTTTGCTGAGGATACCTCAAACTGGGACTCAATGGTGCGAAACTACTGGTCTTTACTGTCTCCACTTATATTTTCTGATCATCCAAAGAGACCCGGCGATGAAGACCCACAGCCACCATTTAACATGCTTAGGAATGTTCTGGATATGAATGCTCACTTTGGTGGATTTAATGCTGCCCTACTCAAGTCAGGAAAATCTGTATGGGTGATGAATGTTGTTCCTACAAATGCCCCGGACAATCTACCTCTAATTTTTGATCGTGGGTTTATTGGGGTTCAACATGACTG GTGTGAAGCGTTTCCAACTTACCCGAGAACATATGATATGGTACATGCTGATGGCTTGCTATCACTTGAAAAGCGTCAAAAACATAGATGTTCTACTCTTGACATATTTTTGGAAGTTGACCGCATCCTACGACCAGAG GGCTGGATTATGATACGTGACACCGCCCCTCTCATTGAAGCTGCAAGATCAGTTGCTGCTCAGCTCAGGTGGGATGCCCGTATTTTGGATCTTGACATAGCTAGCGATGAAAAATTGCTGGTCTGCCAAAAGCCCTTTCTACGAAAACAATGA
- the LOC127305831 gene encoding 5'-adenylylsulfate reductase-like 3, with product MGRGSPRWAAPLLLVLLAAIAVEGSPAAAEACRVPAEAEAVLGPLSTCSPLDRRLGDPVGVIEGDEATLARAINLLHVNQDEYIAVLFYASWCPFSQECKPNFETLAHLFPTIRHFAFEESAIRPSIISRYGIHGFPTLFLLNSTMRVRYHGPRTIKPLAAFYSDVSGISASMESTTGESMPHPLDEIEPKKDIEPENCPFWWARSPENILQQDTYLALATCFVILRLLYLLYPKIVSAAKLAWRRHTRFPNLMGVHEYFFTYLEQARQKFNRLYPSKRGNLQEGARSATAWASKSLASVSIGEPSTIGRTNSTNELR from the exons ATGGGGCGGGGATCGCCGCGGTGGGCGGCGCCGCTGCTGCTCGTCCTCCTCGCCGCTATCGCCGTGGAGGGCTCCCCGGCGGCCGCCGAGGCGTGCCGGGTGCCTGCGGAGGCGGAGGCCGTGCTCGGGCCGTTGAGTACCTGCTCGCCGCTGGATCGCCGGCTCGGCGACCCGGTCGGCGTCATCGAG GGAGACGAGGCTACATTGGCAAGGGCAATTAATCTTCTTCACGTTAACCAAGACGAGTACATTGCTGTACTTTTCTATGCCTCGTGGTGCCCGTTTTCACAAGAGTGCAAACCTAATTTTGAGACGCTAGCTCACCTATTCCCAACTATCCGTCACTTTGCATTCGAGGAATCTGCAATTAGACCAAG CATAATATCAAGATATGGGATTCATGGCTTTCCAACACTATTTCTCTTGAATTCAACAATGCGAGTGAGGTACCATGGACCACGAACTATTAAGCCGCTAGCTGCTTTCTACAGCGATGTTTCAG GCATCAGCGCATCAATGGAGTCAACTACAGGGGAGTCCATGCCACATCCATTGGATGAAATTGAGCCTAAGAAGGACATTGAACCGGAGAACTGTCCATTCTGGTGGGCGCGTTCACCAGAAAACATACTTCAGCAGGATACTTATCTAGCATTGGCAACTTGTTTTGTGATCCTGCGGTTACTGTATCTCCTATATCCAAAGATAGTTTCCGCAGCAAAATTGGCATGGAGGAGACACACTCGTTTTCCCAACTTGATGGGTGTGCACGAGTATTTCTTCACCTACCTTGAGCAAGCAAGGCAGAAATTCAACAGGCTATACCCGTCGAAGCGAGGGAATTTACAAGAGGGGGCAAGGAGTGCCACCGCTTGGGCCTCCAAATCATTAGCGTCTGTGTCAATCGGAGAACCAAGCACTATCGGAAGGACAAACTCCACGAATGAGCTAAGGTGA